From Spirosoma aerolatum, one genomic window encodes:
- a CDS encoding phosphoenolpyruvate carboxykinase (ATP): protein MAYQKIDDNQPATLSSGEAYFTQLVADRCRSVQPQVSARSFGFGDLTLQVIFIGESNQDFFTKAISHRKSPAQPNSLTVYVVNHKTSGIMLPQPCWNWQQTDGHGVIHGLAAGYSGTFQQDTGVFTWIAHTERLALVWGTDFASLPEWERSFPFRYVLHKWFEDQERYVLVHAGAVGTPSGGVLLTGRGGSGKSTSTLACLQSRLHYAGDDFVMIDLDDPFVHSLYNVAKLEPENLGRFPVLQSLADDQPIVPGQKLQFYLHQHYPNIVTKGFPLKAIMLPQFTGSQQTTVRPATPAEALKALAPSTLALLRADQRTFQKMTRLVHQLPLFWLETGTDLAQIPDAIYSTLQSLPTYAEAPC, encoded by the coding sequence ATGGCCTATCAAAAAATAGATGATAACCAGCCCGCTACTTTATCCTCTGGTGAAGCGTATTTTACTCAGTTAGTCGCCGATCGTTGCCGATCGGTTCAACCACAAGTATCGGCTCGTTCATTCGGCTTTGGCGATCTGACCTTACAGGTCATTTTCATTGGCGAAAGCAATCAGGATTTTTTCACAAAAGCGATTAGCCATCGGAAAAGCCCCGCTCAACCAAATAGCTTAACCGTGTACGTTGTCAATCATAAAACCTCCGGCATCATGCTTCCTCAGCCATGCTGGAATTGGCAACAAACCGATGGGCATGGTGTAATTCATGGGCTGGCAGCGGGTTATAGTGGCACCTTTCAGCAGGATACAGGGGTCTTTACCTGGATTGCCCATACCGAGCGACTAGCCCTTGTGTGGGGCACTGATTTTGCCTCATTACCGGAATGGGAACGTAGCTTTCCGTTTCGCTATGTACTGCATAAATGGTTTGAAGATCAGGAACGGTACGTACTGGTACACGCCGGAGCAGTGGGTACACCAAGCGGTGGGGTACTGCTGACGGGTCGTGGTGGCTCAGGCAAGTCGACCAGCACACTGGCCTGTCTGCAAAGCAGACTGCACTATGCTGGTGATGATTTTGTGATGATTGACCTGGATGACCCGTTTGTTCACAGTCTGTATAATGTTGCTAAACTAGAACCTGAAAACCTTGGCCGGTTCCCTGTGCTTCAGTCATTAGCTGATGACCAGCCCATAGTGCCCGGTCAGAAACTGCAATTCTATCTGCATCAGCATTACCCCAATATCGTAACGAAGGGATTTCCATTGAAAGCCATTATGCTGCCTCAGTTTACGGGCAGCCAACAGACGACCGTTCGACCCGCAACACCTGCCGAAGCGCTGAAAGCACTGGCTCCCTCTACGCTGGCCCTTCTCCGGGCCGATCAGCGCACTTTCCAGAAAATGACTCGTTTAGTGCATCAGCTACCTCTTTTCTGGCTGGAAACAGGCACCGACTTAGCGCAGATACCCGACGCTATTTATTCTACCTTACAATCGCTACCTACCTATGCAGAAGCCCCTTGTTAG
- a CDS encoding PqqD family protein, whose protein sequence is MQTNQYCISPAIVSEHFDDEVIIVNMSRGNYYSLRGSAALVWQGLEAGASQDILLSYLANAYSTDEAVISEPINTFLEQLVNEALLTKGPQSQTSPLPTCTIPKPFTPPVLEIYTDMADLLTLDPIHDVSPVEGWPIKK, encoded by the coding sequence ATGCAGACCAATCAATACTGTATTTCTCCTGCCATTGTCAGTGAACATTTTGATGATGAAGTAATTATCGTCAATATGAGTCGGGGTAATTATTACAGCCTTCGGGGATCGGCTGCCCTTGTGTGGCAGGGGCTTGAAGCAGGGGCATCTCAGGATATCCTTCTTAGCTATCTGGCAAACGCCTATTCGACTGATGAAGCGGTTATTAGCGAACCAATCAACACCTTTCTCGAACAACTCGTAAATGAAGCACTTCTAACGAAAGGCCCACAGTCGCAAACGTCGCCCCTTCCAACCTGTACTATACCCAAACCATTTACGCCCCCAGTGCTGGAGATATATACCGATATGGCGGACCTCCTGACGCTTGACCCAATACACGACGTTAGCCCAGTTGAAGGATGGCCTATCAAAAAATAG
- a CDS encoding sensor histidine kinase — MSLLGQTARYLLLSAFVVALIGSVGFYILIHRTIQREVDEILMNQVEQVKQQLRELTPDALLRADWDDNPHVERISPTQLSGPIFSDLMLPNPLDSTGLSPVRQVKTIVTERGKTYQIRVRQAYYEFNELARIISVGVIWSFLLLMGLSVLIGLGLSRRLWRPFYTTIHQLGQFQLEQATNPLFPDSRIREFDLLSQSLQTLTQNVRKQFFLQKQFTENASHELQTPLAIALTELDTLMQSDNLREAEHVHLQRATDALSRLSQLNRSLLLLTQVENDQFATRQPLNISELIAQYTDEYMPFFEHKGMTVERAIRPNVELAMNPQLAGVLLNNLFKNIVRHGAPNGLVRIELSDHVIRIRNTGEPLPFADSQLFNRFVKNPARPDSTGLGLALIKQICDRYKLAIQYTYDSSKAFHCFQIDWK; from the coding sequence ATGAGCCTGCTTGGTCAAACCGCCCGCTACCTCTTACTTTCCGCCTTTGTCGTTGCCCTGATCGGCTCAGTTGGCTTTTACATCCTGATTCACCGAACCATTCAGCGGGAGGTCGACGAAATCCTGATGAATCAGGTAGAGCAGGTAAAGCAACAACTCCGGGAGCTGACACCTGATGCCCTTTTACGGGCCGATTGGGACGACAATCCCCATGTCGAACGCATTTCTCCGACACAGCTTTCCGGCCCGATCTTTTCGGATCTCATGCTTCCAAACCCGCTGGACTCTACTGGGCTATCGCCAGTCCGGCAGGTAAAAACGATTGTTACGGAGCGTGGGAAAACCTATCAGATAAGAGTTCGCCAGGCGTATTACGAATTCAACGAATTGGCCCGAATCATATCAGTAGGAGTGATCTGGAGCTTTTTACTGCTTATGGGGTTGTCAGTACTGATTGGCCTGGGGTTGTCGCGTCGGTTATGGCGTCCTTTTTACACCACCATCCATCAGCTTGGGCAGTTTCAACTGGAGCAGGCCACCAATCCCTTGTTTCCAGACAGCCGGATTCGGGAATTTGATCTACTGAGCCAATCCCTACAGACGCTAACACAGAACGTACGGAAGCAATTTTTTCTACAGAAGCAGTTCACCGAAAACGCATCGCACGAGTTACAAACCCCTTTGGCCATTGCCCTGACCGAGCTGGACACACTGATGCAATCCGATAATCTGCGTGAGGCCGAGCATGTTCATTTACAACGGGCTACCGATGCCCTGAGCCGATTGAGTCAGCTAAATCGGTCGCTACTGCTACTTACTCAAGTCGAAAATGACCAGTTTGCAACCAGACAACCACTGAATATTAGCGAGTTAATAGCTCAATACACCGATGAGTACATGCCTTTTTTTGAGCATAAGGGTATGACTGTCGAGCGAGCCATACGCCCCAATGTTGAACTAGCCATGAACCCGCAATTAGCTGGTGTTTTACTGAATAATCTCTTTAAAAATATCGTTCGGCATGGCGCTCCCAATGGCCTGGTTCGTATTGAACTGAGCGATCATGTAATACGCATTCGGAACACAGGCGAACCACTTCCTTTTGCAGACAGTCAGCTTTTCAATCGATTCGTCAAAAACCCAGCCCGTCCCGACTCGACCGGTTTAGGCCTTGCGCTTATCAAACAAATCTGTGATCGTTACAAGTTGGCAATTCAGTATACATATGATTCGTCGAAGGCTTTTCACTGTTTTCAAATCGATTGGAAATAG
- a CDS encoding response regulator transcription factor, producing the protein MKILLVEDEPALLRSVQHYLESEGYTVTTALTYRQAATKANDYDYDCVLIDLMLPDGNGLDLVRELKQHQSAAGIIVLTAKDALADKLTGLDAGADDYITKPFHLPELNARLRSVLRRRLFGGQACIRAGDLTLWPEQQRVSIQNVDVKLTSKEYELLLFFVTNTDRILSKSAIAEHIWGDAMDAADSHEFLYTHVKNLRRKLIAAGCPDYVQTRYGAGYVFSIRLL; encoded by the coding sequence ATGAAAATCCTACTGGTTGAAGACGAACCGGCGTTGCTGCGATCGGTACAACATTACCTCGAATCGGAAGGCTATACCGTTACAACAGCCTTAACCTACCGGCAGGCAGCCACCAAAGCGAATGATTATGACTACGATTGCGTACTGATCGACCTGATGCTACCCGATGGCAATGGGCTTGATCTGGTACGTGAACTCAAACAGCACCAATCGGCAGCGGGTATCATTGTGCTAACCGCTAAGGATGCGCTGGCCGACAAGCTGACCGGCCTCGATGCCGGAGCTGACGATTATATCACCAAGCCGTTTCACCTACCTGAACTCAATGCCCGGTTACGGTCGGTACTCCGCCGACGATTGTTTGGTGGACAGGCGTGCATAAGGGCAGGAGACCTTACCCTTTGGCCCGAACAACAACGGGTGAGCATTCAGAACGTCGATGTTAAACTTACCAGCAAAGAATACGAACTACTTCTTTTCTTTGTCACCAATACCGACCGTATTCTCTCGAAATCAGCGATTGCCGAACATATCTGGGGCGATGCCATGGATGCTGCTGACTCGCATGAGTTTCTGTACACGCACGTTAAAAATCTACGCCGGAAACTAATAGCCGCCGGTTGCCCCGACTATGTTCAGACGCGCTACGGGGCAGGTTATGTTTTCTCGATACGTCTACTATGA
- a CDS encoding aldo/keto reductase, protein MQYRTFGRTGWQISEIGYGMWGLAGWTGSDKQQVLQALERSVELGCNFFDTAWAYGDGVSEEILGQLLKAHPDQKLYAATKIPPKNRKWPSKPNFNLNDVFPADYIVEYTEKSLKNLGVETIDLQQFHVWEDSWAEQDEWQEAITKLTQQGKVQAWGVSVNRWEPDNCLNTLRTGMIDAVQVIYNIFDQNPEDNLFPLCHELNIGVIARVPFDEGTLTGTFTKETTFPANDWRSTYFVPENLNSSVDHADALKPLVPSGMTMPEMALRFILSNPDVHTTIPGMRQIRNVEANSAASDGAGLLPELLHELKAHRWDRTPTEWSQ, encoded by the coding sequence ATGCAATACCGAACATTTGGCCGAACAGGCTGGCAGATATCCGAAATTGGCTATGGCATGTGGGGGCTGGCAGGATGGACCGGCTCCGATAAGCAGCAAGTACTGCAGGCGCTGGAACGTTCTGTCGAATTGGGCTGTAATTTTTTCGACACAGCCTGGGCCTACGGCGATGGTGTCAGCGAAGAAATTCTGGGGCAGCTTTTGAAGGCTCATCCTGATCAGAAACTGTATGCCGCTACCAAAATTCCGCCTAAAAACCGGAAATGGCCCTCAAAGCCCAATTTTAACCTGAACGATGTTTTTCCGGCTGATTACATTGTTGAATACACGGAAAAAAGTCTGAAGAATCTTGGCGTTGAAACCATTGACCTGCAGCAATTTCACGTTTGGGAGGATAGCTGGGCCGAACAGGACGAATGGCAGGAAGCCATCACCAAACTTACACAGCAGGGGAAAGTACAGGCCTGGGGTGTTTCGGTCAATCGCTGGGAACCCGACAACTGCCTCAATACCCTCCGTACCGGGATGATTGATGCCGTTCAGGTGATTTACAACATTTTTGATCAGAACCCCGAAGACAACTTATTTCCTCTTTGCCACGAACTGAACATTGGTGTTATTGCCCGTGTACCGTTTGACGAAGGTACGCTAACCGGCACATTTACGAAAGAAACAACGTTTCCAGCTAACGATTGGCGTTCCACCTATTTCGTCCCCGAAAACCTCAACAGCAGTGTCGATCATGCCGATGCCCTCAAGCCGCTCGTTCCATCCGGGATGACCATGCCCGAAATGGCTTTACGGTTTATCCTGAGCAATCCCGACGTGCATACCACCATTCCCGGCATGCGGCAGATTCGGAATGTAGAAGCCAATAGTGCAGCCAGCGATGGAGCTGGCCTATTACCCGAGCTTCTGCACGAACTGAAAGCCCATCGCTGGGACCGCACCCCTACCGAATGGAGCCAATAG
- a CDS encoding putative quinol monooxygenase has product MLVRIVRMTFQEDKLPAFHAIFDASKHQIRAFPGNTHLELLRDPNHPAVRMTYSLWESADALDAYRQSELFRTTWAATKALFAERAIAFSGEQLEMVTH; this is encoded by the coding sequence ATGCTTGTACGAATTGTTCGGATGACGTTTCAGGAAGATAAACTTCCCGCGTTTCACGCTATTTTCGATGCGTCGAAACATCAGATCAGGGCCTTTCCGGGGAATACACACCTGGAACTGCTGCGTGATCCCAACCATCCGGCGGTGCGGATGACCTATAGCCTTTGGGAGTCGGCCGATGCGCTCGATGCCTATCGGCAGAGCGAACTTTTTCGAACCACCTGGGCCGCAACCAAAGCCTTGTTTGCCGAGCGGGCGATTGCGTTTTCGGGTGAGCAACTGGAAATGGTAACCCATTGA
- a CDS encoding carboxypeptidase regulatory-like domain-containing protein, whose product MLRQLATVWLMICLLFGPTVGIHAQTTTTTLTGFVVDASTGKPMPFANVYVNGSTRGTVTNEQGAYTLTGVPLGTVEIVASFVGYQPLRKMLRLEEGQENKAHFRLKSSDQTLLAVTVRGNQKKWERHLKQFKRQLLGEPFAGQCLIINSDALSFKEEAGGHLKATASEPIQIENQALGYKIYYDLMYFDATSQKVYFAGTARFEELKPADDRQARRYRRNRMIAYKGSTRHLMASLVDSTYEREGFLVYQENIGVPLARSINNRAMLAGSISAGTTKGHLQPITIKKLIQPGKLPFERRLVSASPLIVFYTYATSNYSPYLDARYAYSEIKLPAGELLMTVDGTITSPNGMEEYGSLSEDRLSRLLPGDWQPAKTDADPTVAPVVAQGRLMPPDARLGRIAKAFTDKFQNLAPILYLHTDKPFYATGDRVWLSAYLLDPATNLRPLGETAMHVDLLTSDGRPIHHQWLKVTDGRATGDFRLSDTLTSGAYRLRAYTDEDNGQHRPAFERMIAVNNLFQNTLSKAETNVAKPLDVQILPEGGRWAIGFPARLGIKIVDTNGKGVLATGRIVTGEGTEVARLTVNALGMGSFMMTPEADKKYYADVLYNNQHQMVLLPPVELGGLLLAADATTDTTQLALTITSTTKAPLDSVYILIQRQGYLVDQRKILLQNGLARVSLPTEALPAGLHQITLYDATARPQAERLVFIPDRLPPIRTLIGLNKSRYQPRERAILNLNLSEDGLPSLAFLSASVTDASQVPDDTAEASIQTHMLLTGELRGRVEQPNSYLKDNTPETRRALDDLLLTQGWRRVSGTPSTELLGGVSVMGRILNPKNQPIAGAQIFLASTVPGQSFVKSAGTDEKGRFRLGGLAIADTVQLMAQLTDHQLKDLPEKEAHFVLEGPDVSWDADTNRVLPNWTALRGQLEAARIRQESDNDLYRDKAAKLLKAVTVKARRFDERPDDVQRRSLHNSADATLVFDEKSPPFANLYEMMRGRVAGVTVTQNPINGSYKVSIRGTGSFVSGTTPLYLIDGMNVQDMDGTGLLPFNPGDIERIEVLKNAGTAGIYGVRGGNGVIAFYTKRFRPGQQNNADKKGMKPLQIIGYPTVQREFYVPRYEATEAPSGKVDRRDVLYWKPMMQTDSQGHAQVIFPLSDVVQTLRITIQGVTATGRPVTAVGLLRVQ is encoded by the coding sequence ATGCTTCGTCAACTTGCTACCGTTTGGTTGATGATCTGTCTGCTGTTTGGGCCGACAGTAGGAATACATGCACAAACAACCACCACGACCCTGACCGGCTTTGTTGTCGATGCCTCGACGGGTAAGCCAATGCCCTTCGCCAATGTGTATGTCAATGGCAGCACACGCGGCACAGTCACTAACGAGCAGGGCGCTTATACACTCACCGGGGTTCCGCTCGGTACAGTCGAAATTGTGGCCTCATTTGTCGGATATCAGCCGTTGCGAAAAATGCTACGGCTGGAAGAAGGGCAGGAAAACAAGGCGCACTTTCGACTAAAGTCCAGTGATCAGACGTTACTGGCCGTTACGGTTCGGGGCAATCAGAAAAAATGGGAGCGGCACCTCAAACAGTTCAAGCGTCAGTTGCTGGGCGAACCTTTCGCAGGGCAGTGCCTGATTATCAATAGCGACGCGCTTAGTTTTAAGGAAGAAGCCGGTGGCCATCTTAAAGCAACGGCGTCCGAACCGATCCAGATCGAAAATCAGGCGTTGGGCTACAAGATCTATTACGACCTGATGTATTTCGATGCGACCAGCCAGAAAGTCTATTTTGCCGGAACGGCCCGGTTCGAAGAATTGAAACCCGCCGACGACCGTCAGGCACGACGGTATCGGCGCAACCGCATGATTGCCTATAAAGGTTCTACCCGCCACCTGATGGCCAGCCTGGTCGATAGCACGTATGAGCGCGAAGGGTTTCTGGTGTATCAGGAGAATATCGGCGTTCCGTTAGCCCGCTCCATAAACAATCGGGCCATGCTGGCGGGGTCTATTTCAGCGGGTACAACCAAAGGCCATCTTCAGCCGATAACCATTAAAAAATTGATTCAGCCGGGGAAATTGCCGTTTGAACGTCGGCTGGTCTCTGCTTCGCCGTTGATCGTCTTTTATACCTACGCTACTTCCAACTACTCGCCTTATCTGGATGCTCGCTATGCCTACTCGGAGATTAAGCTGCCAGCGGGGGAGTTGCTGATGACGGTCGATGGAACCATTACATCGCCCAATGGTATGGAAGAGTATGGGTCGCTTTCGGAAGATCGTTTGTCGCGGTTGTTGCCTGGCGACTGGCAACCTGCCAAAACCGATGCCGATCCGACTGTAGCTCCGGTAGTGGCACAAGGTCGATTGATGCCTCCCGATGCCCGGTTAGGCCGTATTGCCAAAGCCTTTACCGATAAGTTTCAGAATCTGGCTCCCATTCTGTATCTGCATACTGATAAGCCATTCTATGCCACCGGCGACCGGGTCTGGTTGAGTGCTTATCTGCTCGATCCGGCTACGAATCTGCGCCCGCTGGGAGAAACGGCTATGCACGTCGACCTGCTCACATCGGATGGCAGGCCGATTCATCACCAATGGCTAAAAGTTACTGACGGCCGGGCCACTGGAGATTTCAGGCTCTCCGATACGCTGACATCCGGTGCCTACCGACTTCGGGCTTATACCGACGAAGACAATGGCCAGCATCGGCCCGCTTTTGAGCGTATGATAGCCGTTAATAACCTTTTTCAGAATACCTTATCGAAGGCCGAAACGAATGTCGCCAAACCGTTGGACGTACAAATCCTGCCCGAAGGAGGGCGCTGGGCAATCGGCTTTCCGGCCCGGTTAGGCATCAAAATCGTCGATACCAATGGAAAAGGGGTATTGGCAACAGGCCGGATCGTCACAGGCGAAGGCACCGAAGTCGCCCGGCTTACGGTCAATGCACTCGGCATGGGTAGTTTCATGATGACTCCCGAAGCCGATAAGAAATACTATGCCGATGTGCTTTATAACAATCAGCATCAGATGGTGCTGTTGCCGCCGGTCGAATTGGGCGGGCTGCTTCTTGCTGCTGATGCCACCACCGATACCACCCAGCTAGCCTTGACCATTACGTCGACAACTAAGGCTCCGCTGGATTCGGTATATATTCTGATTCAGCGACAGGGGTATCTGGTCGATCAGCGAAAAATTCTGTTGCAAAATGGGCTAGCCCGTGTGAGCTTACCTACCGAAGCCCTCCCAGCGGGCCTGCATCAGATTACCCTGTATGATGCGACCGCTCGCCCACAGGCCGAACGGCTGGTATTTATTCCCGACCGACTACCGCCTATCCGAACCCTTATTGGTCTGAATAAGTCGCGATACCAACCGCGTGAACGGGCTATTCTGAACCTGAATCTGAGTGAAGATGGATTGCCGTCGCTGGCTTTCCTGTCGGCCTCTGTGACGGATGCCAGCCAGGTACCTGACGATACCGCTGAAGCGTCGATCCAAACCCATATGTTGCTGACGGGCGAGTTGCGGGGGCGCGTAGAGCAGCCAAATAGTTACCTCAAGGATAACACCCCCGAAACCCGACGGGCACTGGACGATTTACTGCTAACCCAGGGCTGGCGACGGGTGAGTGGAACACCATCGACCGAACTGCTCGGTGGGGTGTCGGTAATGGGCCGCATACTTAACCCGAAGAATCAGCCAATTGCCGGGGCACAAATCTTTTTGGCATCAACCGTACCGGGGCAATCGTTTGTGAAATCGGCCGGAACAGATGAAAAAGGACGGTTTCGGCTGGGTGGTTTAGCGATTGCAGACACCGTTCAGCTTATGGCCCAGCTTACCGACCATCAACTGAAAGATTTACCCGAAAAAGAAGCCCATTTTGTACTGGAAGGGCCCGATGTGTCGTGGGATGCTGATACGAACAGGGTATTGCCCAACTGGACTGCTTTGCGGGGGCAGTTGGAGGCTGCCCGTATCCGGCAGGAATCCGATAACGATCTGTATCGCGACAAAGCGGCTAAGTTGTTAAAAGCGGTTACGGTGAAAGCCCGTCGGTTCGACGAGCGGCCTGATGATGTTCAACGTCGGAGTTTGCACAACAGTGCCGATGCTACGCTTGTGTTTGACGAAAAATCGCCCCCGTTTGCCAACCTGTACGAGATGATGCGCGGCCGTGTTGCTGGGGTTACGGTTACGCAAAACCCAATCAATGGCAGTTATAAGGTGAGCATTCGGGGAACGGGCAGTTTTGTGAGTGGAACCACTCCGTTGTACCTTATCGATGGTATGAATGTTCAGGATATGGACGGAACGGGTCTGTTGCCATTCAATCCAGGCGATATAGAGCGAATTGAAGTGCTGAAAAATGCAGGCACGGCTGGTATCTATGGCGTTCGTGGAGGGAATGGGGTCATTGCGTTTTATACGAAACGATTTCGGCCCGGTCAGCAGAATAATGCTGATAAAAAAGGCATGAAACCGCTCCAAATCATTGGCTATCCAACTGTTCAGCGTGAGTTTTATGTGCCCCGTTATGAGGCAACCGAAGCGCCTTCCGGTAAGGTCGATCGTCGGGATGTACTCTACTGGAAACCAATGATGCAAACCGATAGCCAAGGACATGCCCAGGTTATATTTCCGCTATCGGATGTGGTTCAAACCCTTCGTATAACCATACAGGGTGTAACAGCTACTGGCCGACCCGTTACAGCCGTTGGATTGCTTCGGGTGCAGTGA
- a CDS encoding GNAT family N-acetyltransferase codes for MAFLFRNDQPELAIDILREVGQWLVDSDQTLWEIDTLTADNLLDMYTMGNLYVMYAQLGGTRSEPAAVFILQWEDPLYWPDVPSNTSGFIHKLAIRRAFAGQDLFAAILDFCRTECLRRGIKTLQLETDATRPKLMQFYERHGFTPTYQRPMHEFGQSFLCQFYVMTF; via the coding sequence ATGGCTTTTCTGTTCCGCAACGACCAGCCCGAACTCGCCATCGACATCCTGCGCGAAGTGGGGCAGTGGCTGGTCGATAGCGATCAAACCCTTTGGGAAATCGATACGCTCACTGCCGACAATCTGCTGGACATGTATACAATGGGTAACCTCTATGTGATGTATGCTCAGCTTGGCGGTACTCGTTCAGAACCAGCCGCCGTATTTATTCTACAGTGGGAAGACCCGCTTTATTGGCCCGACGTTCCTTCGAATACATCCGGTTTTATCCACAAACTTGCTATTCGCCGAGCGTTTGCAGGGCAAGACCTGTTTGCGGCCATCCTTGATTTTTGCCGAACCGAATGCTTACGACGAGGGATAAAAACCCTGCAGCTTGAAACGGATGCAACCCGCCCCAAGCTGATGCAGTTTTACGAACGACATGGGTTTACCCCGACCTATCAGCGTCCGATGCATGAGTTTGGGCAGTCATTCCTTTGCCAGTTTTATGTGATGACCTTCTGA
- a CDS encoding alpha/beta hydrolase, with amino-acid sequence MVTKKWVKRAWIGLIILLLYVGVYLFLYVGKDEQINRYRSTSLPDTFRYTYSHSLEELTIQTPQAGSLNALLFKAPHAKGVVCFWKGNGGTLANWGAIAPTFLQFNYDVLITDYRQHGKSKGAISLKNFYSDAQTVYDSLSHRYPPDKIVICGYSLGGRVAAHLAASNRPKFTILIDPASAGGDFSDRFTDLVYCPLPSVNGFTFHTEEDVQKAPRPVVIISTDNVHSTAYKLKSYLHTKDQFVALAGATHETILMHPQSQQLLKRLFINLD; translated from the coding sequence ATGGTTACAAAAAAATGGGTTAAGAGAGCCTGGATAGGGCTCATCATCCTTCTGCTTTACGTAGGGGTTTATCTATTCCTCTACGTCGGAAAAGATGAGCAGATTAATCGGTATCGATCAACGTCATTGCCAGATACATTTCGCTACACATATTCTCACTCCTTAGAAGAACTAACCATTCAAACTCCGCAAGCAGGTTCGTTAAATGCTCTACTGTTTAAGGCTCCTCATGCTAAAGGGGTGGTCTGCTTCTGGAAAGGCAACGGAGGTACTTTAGCCAACTGGGGAGCCATAGCACCAACCTTTCTTCAATTCAATTATGATGTATTGATTACCGACTATCGACAGCATGGTAAAAGTAAAGGAGCCATCAGTTTAAAAAATTTCTACAGTGATGCCCAAACGGTTTATGATTCCTTATCCCATCGTTACCCACCAGACAAGATTGTGATTTGCGGCTATTCCTTAGGAGGCCGGGTGGCTGCGCACTTGGCGGCTTCAAACCGACCTAAGTTCACCATACTCATAGACCCTGCTTCGGCTGGTGGGGATTTTAGTGATCGGTTTACAGATCTGGTTTATTGTCCATTGCCATCGGTGAATGGATTTACTTTTCATACTGAAGAGGATGTCCAAAAAGCCCCGCGTCCAGTGGTAATTATCAGTACGGATAATGTCCACAGCACCGCGTACAAGCTCAAATCGTACTTACATACCAAAGACCAGTTTGTTGCCTTAGCCGGGGCTACTCATGAAACAATTCTAATGCATCCTCAGAGCCAGCAGCTCCTGAAACGTCTTTTTATAAACCTTGATTAG